One Babylonia areolata isolate BAREFJ2019XMU chromosome 27, ASM4173473v1, whole genome shotgun sequence DNA window includes the following coding sequences:
- the LOC143300967 gene encoding uncharacterized protein LOC143300967, translated as MKTLAFLTVLVLACMMVTDTEAGWRRFRWRRVAPYVRTGVTVWRAVGKRSADGCPFDKDFTDTGNALLVKFNLQCPQHGLVAKDAVLAAYDASNKDGIATLDECELGYFQKIIEAYDECADNKAANRG; from the exons ATGAAGACCTTAGCGTTTCTGACCGTTCTGGTGCTGGCCTGTATGATGGTGACTGACACGGAGGCGGGATGGCGACGGTTCAGGTGGAGG AGAGTGGCCCCGTACGTCCGCACAGGGGTGACCGTGTGGCGTGCCGTTGGCAAGAGGAGCGCTGACGGCTGCCCCTTTGACAAGGACTTCACGGACACTGGCAATGCCCTGCTGGTCAAGTTCAACCTCCAGTGCCCACAGCACGGCCTCGTCGCCAAGGACGCTGTGCTGGCTGCTTACGACGCCAGCAACA AGGATGGCATCGCTACACTGGACGAATGCGAACTGGGCTATTTCCAGAAGATCATCG AGGCCTACGACGAATGCGCGGACAACAAGGCTGCAAACAGGGGATAA